The Carassius auratus strain Wakin chromosome 7, ASM336829v1, whole genome shotgun sequence genome contains the following window.
TACATCCTGAGTAGTTGTCCCTTATCGTGAAGCAGGCGAATGAAGTAGTGTGTCAGATTGGGTTGGTAATTACCAGGATAAAGCTCTTTGGCAAGAGCAAAAAAAGGGTTTGGATTGTGATGAaagtaattaatttcaaatatggCCTCAGCATAGGGCAGATTGTACTGCTGAAGGTTGTCATAAAGACCGCTGCCAGGCGTTCTGTGGGAGAAATATGATTTGAGAGAAGTTGCAACCATCTCAAAGGTGGACCTTTATGAGTATTCTTTACCTGAAGTCTGGGATTCCACTGGGTGTGCTGATACCTGCCCCTGCCATCACCACAATTCTTTTAAACTTGCGTTCTCTAATATTTTCTGCAATGTCCTCCAGAGTCTGCTGGCGGATTTTGCCACGGCCTCCTCCGAACAGCCCTCTTACGCCACCACATCTTGTGAAGGCAGCTCTATCAGGTCAAAATGTTTGATTCACATTCAAATCTCTGGGATTCAATGGGATCTTAACTGGGGGGAGGGGGGTGgaataaagaaaacaatacttACGGACAAAATAGAAATTGTGAAAGAAATACAGCACCCTTTTGTGCATGAGGGATATGTGACAATATCTTTTGATGGGCAAGGTTTGTCCTCATCAGAGCTGAGAAAAAACATCATTGTAAGATTCTCTTTTACCACGGGTCAAAATGAACAGTGTTACAGACTAAGCAGCCAAAAATAAGGATTTAGGATGCGTTGATTCTCTAgtaaatgtacattattattgttttaaagatGATTGGATATTTTAACTCGGAAACAACACTAAGGCTAATATTATCTTCAGCGCAGAAACAGTCATTCATTGTTAGTGTATTAGTACACAGATAGTGTGTATATACCACGATTAACAGTAACTACACTGGCATTTGCAACAAAAAGTAGCTAAAGAAAACACAACGACTAACGTTATTTCAGTAACAAGAAAATACTTTCAGTAGTAGACAGTCCTCTTCTCCATAAGGACTTCTCTGTAAAACAGCATCTGCACACATTTAGACCCGTTTTTAAGTACAGCATAATGGACTCTGGCTAGACTCCTACTTTGTCAAAAGGCATGCATTATTTCAGCGAATTTGATTTGCAGGAGTAAATATAAACATGCAGGAACAACCAGAGGCAGAATGGTGACGCAGGCATTACCGTAACAGACATAATGGAGTTTCCAAAAAATTATATGACTGATGATAAAAGCCATTTGTCTGTACATTCTTTCCTATGTATGCACTACAATATATTGTATCCATGCAACATGactatattgaaataataaatacGCTTTATTTATAACTACTTTCGGTTCAAGTTTTATAATGCGTAATTACTACAGTACTTACGATTGGATGTCGCGAATGAAGTGTTTCTGATGACAGCTTGTTCATTCTTGTTGAAAGGACACAGCATTTacctaaataaatattcaataattagtaaaaatataaattatatatatatatatataattttttcattatCTTCGATGTGTCAGTGTGTATGCAAATGTATTTGAAAAGCTAAAGTTAATGGGTAATGTAGGTCATGAACTAAGATACAGGAGATATATTCCGATAACTTACATCGAGATACTAGATGTTAAACTTTCATTAGTAGATTCCatattttaatagttaaatattttttaacaaaacataccCCTTTGacacttaaagtttttttttaaatgtatttaatgatttTGTCTATAAGCTAAATAAAAGCAAGACTTTGATTTTGCTTTTCTGTGTCGCTTTTATGACGTCACTACGGATGCTCAGCGGACTGTTGATCTGTCCGATTAAATAAACGAGGAGAGTATTTTTCAGTGATTTTAGGTGCATAAGTCAATAGAATCATTTTTAcgtggtttatttttttatctattcatgtatgtatttatttattttacaaaggtGCTGAAGCATTTTACGACGTCGTGTTGTGTTAGTGATGTTAAATGAACGTGAAAGTAATATTGCTGTGTGTTCAGTTCTaatatttgtttctcttttttaagCAGCTCAAACATTGATATATAAAGTACAGGGCATTGATGATGATACTCAACTaaatatctcaacgagaccagatgaaacttctaaatcatcaaagctaacagagtgtgttaaaaatgtaaaagattggatgaccaataattttctcctattatattcggataagacagagatataaattattggaccaaaaaacaatacacagaatcttgtagactacagtttgcaactagacggatgtactgttacttcctctacagtcagaaatctgggtgttatattagacagcaacttgtcttttgaaaaccatatttcccatgctACATTCTtctatcttagaaacattgccaagctacgaaacatcttatctgtttctgatgcagagaagctagttcatgcatttattacctctagactggactactgtaatgcacttcttggtggttgtcctgcttcgtcaataaacaagctacaggtagtccaaaatgcagcagctagagtccttaccaggtcaagaaaatatgatcatattaccccaattttacagtctcagcactggctacctattaagttccgtatcagttacaaatgatcattacttccctataaggccctaaatggtttagctcctgcattcctaactagccttataccatgttacaatccatcatgctccctaaggtcacaaaagcTTTAGCTttacctgagaagagatgatgctgacccctcagaggacctcagatgatgctaacccagAAACAACATCCAGAACTTACAAATATTGCTATTTACTATGCAGTCACATTATAACTGCTGTTAATAGtcttcatcatctggttgactacgtcttgtattatttttttatgaaaaattcctgtcatatgcacataaactgacagccaccacttataagctactactaaatattgtagaaacttaactctctgtaaagttgctttgcaatgatttgtatcgtaaaaagcgctatacaaataaactcgaatttaatttaatttaattgacacATGAGAAGCAGAGATATTTACTTTTGATTGCATTTTCTAAAacttttttatgtctttaatttattccatgtgtttttgaaagttcattatttcaacttattttctgtaaaatatcCGTTTTCAACAGCAGGCTGTCAAGCTTGAAAAAAGTCTATATactataaaagtagtccatatgagtCATCTTATTAAATTAAGGAGCAGTCCTAATTTTTATGTGGTTTTTCTGTTACAGTCTCAGACTGCAATCAATTCTTTAGACTGCTGCACCATGTTCATTTACACATACCAGAGAACCTATAGCATGGTGCATAAGTATGGACTTTTAACATAATGACCTGTTCCGAActggtttaaaatgcattttcaacGATCCAATCACAAGTGGACTTCTAGTGAGTGTGTCTTTCCAGACCAGTCCTTCTGAGGATTCTATGTTAGAATCCTCGTCAGCATTAAGGTCTTTAATAAAACTATCTATTAAAGGGGtacttcaccctaaaatgaaaatcttgtcattaatcttttattcccatgtcgttccaaacccgtaaaagctcagttcattttcggaacacaatttaagatattttggatgaaaacccggaggcttgagactgtcccatagattgccaagtaaataacagtgtcaaggtccataaaaggtatgaaaagttgtCATCAGAATACATTATCTACCATCAGgtgtgcaatctgggttatatgaagtacAAGTGAGAGGGGGAAAAGTATAATAAAAGGAATAAGGAGGGTGGCTGCAATTTCCATCATAATTTGCATTGCAGCAAAGGTGGTGTTGAGAGAGTTTTACCTTAACATGCCTTGATATAACAAGCAATATACTGATATGATAAAGTTATAATAATGTTCTTGAGCATAATATACATTGCCAACAATTAGGTTTGTAGAAAAATGCTGAACTACATCGTGAAACCAACACTACAGGTGTTTTTCCAACAGGTGTTAGCTAAGAATGCTGAGAATTCTGGGCCGGGAACAGATTAGAGAAAACATTAAAAGTCCTCTTAAACTCTAAAAGTGTCCAGTCCTACCCCTGGAGTGTCATTTTCCTGCAGAGGTGGTGACCCTTCAGGAGTAGGACTGGACACCCTGCTTTAAAGTCTGTAGTGCATGTAGTTCATACTGTATGTAGTTACTCTGCACAATGCTTTTTAGGAAATCAGCAAAGATGCTACTTGTTTCAACATGGAGAATGTTGAATCTCTCCCTCTCATATACTGTAGGCCAGGCCTCATAAAGAAAGCTGACCTCCTTGCAGTGTGGTTTTTCTCACTGAGGGAACATGATGTGCCACTAGCCACTGACACGTCTGATCTGCTTGTTCTCACAGTCTATGTGTCTAAGTATATGTGGCAGCTATCTGTAAGTGCATGGTACACCTGCATATGCCTTGTCTTTTAGCCCATGCTTCCAACATGGGATTTATTTAATTGTCATTCTGCTGTGTTTTAACAGCTGGCAGTATAAAAAAggatttggttatttatttttcacaggtTTCGTCCTATAGTCCAACGTGCCACATAGAAAATCATACAACACAATCTTCAGTGAAGTCATTCCCTCAGTAAATCACCAATAAATGTTGGAAACATTCCCATCAAGAGTCCACTGAGGTTCAAGCCAGCAGGAATCAAGTGTGGTGTAATAACAATTTCCGCATGACGCTGTGGTAAAACTGATTTTGTTGTAGAGAGTGAAGACATCAGTAATGCTAAATGATGAAGTGGCTGCAAAACAAAGAGGTTTGTGTTCATTTATGATTGTtcagtaattgttttgttttacaaaattTGCCCTTTAAATGTcctttaatttaaaatgggttcCCCTTGAATTTCTTTttcgtatttttattttagaactgATGGAATCAAACAAGGAATGTCAAGTGCAGATCAAAAAGGAGGAGAATCAGGAAGCTCCCAATTCAGTAATTGGAGAAAACTCTTTTAGTGGTTCACAAACTTCAGAGGGTTTCTCACATGAAAGCACAGAGgccaaaaataattttacatgccACCACTTTTCCTCAAATAGGACACCTGAAGTATCACATAAGAATCCACACAGGTGAGAGGCCTTTCTCATGCCATTTGTGTGTTAAAGGTTTCACTTATATGCAAAGCCTCGAATTTCACCTTCAGTTTCACTTTAGAGAAAGGCCATTATGCTGTGAACAGTGTGGTCAAAATTTGTTTTCAAGTCATTGCTGAGAAGATCCTTTGCTGATCTAAtgctgttcctgtggctcagtggtagagtattgtgttagcagcacaagAAGTTGTGGGtgtgaatcccagggaacacacatactagcaaaaagaaaatgtatagctctgaatgcactgtaagatgctttggataaaagtgtattctaaatgcataaattaaatgaaGTTAAGCATTCAAATGAGCAACTCTGTTTGTGGGAAGAGTTTTCTATTACTTGACTATTTTTTACACAGCACCAGAAAATACATAGCGGTGTGACAGCTCTTGTTTGCTCTGAATGTGGAAATTCCTTTATGAGAGCCTGAGACTTGGAGCGGCACAAAAGAATCcatactggagaaaaacctttgaAGTGCTCACATTGTGGAGCCTAGAAACCTGGTGAAACATGAAAGAGTGCACACTGGAGAGAAGGCATACCACTGCATTTCATGTAGAAGGAGTTTTAGACAATCACATAGCAAATTAGCTCATGTAGAAAAGCACTGTCCACGAGTGAACACAGTGTCCAACCTTCCAAACACATTGTGTGAAATTCAAATGAACCCGATGATTGAATTTGTCCAAAAAGAGAAGAAATAAGGCCTGTTCACaaagacaacattttaatttgaatgcacTTAATTTATCTCTTTGTATCAACATTAACACAAGCATGCAGTACATGCAATATTTTTGTAATCTGTTTTCCGTTGCACTGCGAACAAAACTGGCCAACCATTAAGAACTGCACTTTTGGTCACATGCCCAGAGCTACTGCGGTTACATAAAACTACTATTGGTAGCAAATAGCATAGAAATAATCCAGAACTAGCTCTCTTGTCTCTGTAAACTTGCTTTGGTAATGTTTGATAAAACTACTGTATAGTGAATCAAAAGACTAAAATACTCAAAAcctctttctttttaaaaaagtttctGCTCCTCTAGAAGATCACCTAATGTCAGTAAAATAGCATTTTCATTTAGCATGTATGCCATTTAACACATTAATCTGCAAAGACAAAtcacatgtgaaaaaaaaaatcttttttaaaaatgaaaagttgaCGTGCCATGCGAAATATAAATTTCTTGTGGTTAGCATATGTGGGATTGGAGAATTATA
Protein-coding sequences here:
- the sirt3 gene encoding NAD-dependent protein deacetylase sirtuin-3, mitochondrial isoform X1, with amino-acid sequence MLYLKTGLNVCRCCFTEKSLWRRGLSTTETLMRTNLAHQKILSHIPHAQKGAVFLSQFLFCPAAFTRCGGVRGLFGGGRGKIRQQTLEDIAENIRERKFKRIVVMAGAGISTPSGIPDFRTPGSGLYDNLQQYNLPYAEAIFEINYFHHNPNPFFALAKELYPGNYQPNLTHYFIRLLHDKGQLLRMYTQNIDGLERMAGIPPKMLVEAHGTFATATCTVCRRDYKGEELRNDIMEGTIPKCPTCKGIIKPDIVFFGEELPQQFFTYLTDFPIADLLIVMGTSLEVEPFASLAGAMRGSVSRLLINRDLVGPFAWGNKRHNDVAELGDVVSGVKKLVELLGWKQELEALMNVGRDKTSVNQEE